One Azospirillum sp. B510 genomic window carries:
- a CDS encoding head maturation protease, ClpP-related translates to MPKPLIDTALLTAGQAMNRAPMALGPGHARVSATADATEADIYVYGDIGGWWDGIQAEEFAKEIDALSVDTINVRLNSPGGVVFDGVAIYQALARHKANIVIHIDGIAASIASVIAMAGDEIRIAEGAHVMIHKPWSFAIGDAEVMRKEADILDQLESGIVDIYAARTGQERKALVDWVAAETWFGAQAAKDAGFADTVVPAKGKKDAKAAHARSAMLPLFQRTPKDLMPNAAEGGPAIREFERLLRDGEGFSHAQAKRVAAMARAFSAGHRDDDQHQPPPAPRDEDGQAAAVAALTRATNTLKTLSR, encoded by the coding sequence ATGCCGAAACCGCTGATCGACACCGCCCTGCTGACTGCCGGGCAAGCGATGAACCGCGCGCCGATGGCGCTTGGACCGGGGCACGCCCGCGTTTCCGCCACTGCCGACGCCACCGAGGCCGACATCTACGTCTATGGGGACATCGGCGGCTGGTGGGACGGCATTCAGGCCGAGGAGTTCGCCAAGGAGATCGACGCCCTGTCGGTCGACACGATCAACGTCCGGCTCAACAGCCCCGGCGGCGTCGTCTTCGACGGGGTGGCGATCTATCAGGCGCTCGCCCGCCACAAGGCGAACATCGTGATCCACATCGACGGGATCGCGGCCAGCATCGCCAGCGTGATCGCCATGGCCGGCGACGAGATCCGCATCGCCGAAGGCGCTCACGTCATGATCCACAAGCCGTGGAGCTTCGCCATCGGCGACGCCGAGGTGATGCGCAAGGAAGCGGACATCCTGGATCAGCTGGAGTCCGGCATCGTCGACATCTATGCCGCGCGCACCGGCCAGGAGCGGAAGGCCCTGGTCGATTGGGTGGCGGCCGAGACGTGGTTCGGCGCCCAGGCGGCGAAGGATGCCGGGTTCGCCGATACGGTGGTGCCGGCCAAGGGCAAGAAGGACGCGAAGGCCGCACACGCCCGGTCGGCGATGCTGCCCCTGTTCCAGCGCACCCCGAAAGACCTCATGCCGAACGCCGCTGAGGGCGGCCCGGCGATCCGTGAGTTCGAGCGCCTTCTCCGCGACGGGGAAGGCTTCTCGCATGCCCAGGCCAAGCGCGTTGCCGCGATGGCTCGGGCCTTCTCCGCCGGTCATCGCGACGATGACCAGCACCAGCCCCCGCCGGCCCCTCGCGACGAGGACGGACAGGCTGCCGCGGTCGCGGCGCTCACGCGGGCGACCAACACCCTGAAAACTCTTTCACGCTGA
- a CDS encoding phage major capsid protein — protein sequence MADNAVEKVVNDLMNAWTEFKDTSEENEKRRDTLLEDKMTRLNAAMDRAEGLNQKLTLSEQTAKAQQEQLDRIEAAMNRASLGSPKGDKEATEHREAFDRVMRTHVNDRRRDDMDLLNKRKAALVKSDDTGAGYLLAPPDLQADILKDVVEQTPARVLSTVRTIGVEAWKQPKRTGTAGATRVGEKGGRGNTGDPEYGMIEILAPEMIARFEISQQMLEDSGYDLLAELRSESSEQFSVKQGQEWVGGAGSNNQAEGILVNPDVAFTVSGNATGLTGDGLIDLYHDLKTAYARNGIWTLNRRTLGKVRKLKDGEGNFLWLPGLANGVPNTILGATYAECPDMPDVAAGSFPIAFGDYKRGYIIVDRIAVSFMTDYTTGADDGLVVFRGRMRTGGGVRQPEAIRKLKIAA from the coding sequence ATGGCCGACAACGCCGTCGAAAAGGTCGTCAACGACCTGATGAACGCCTGGACCGAGTTCAAGGACACGAGCGAGGAGAACGAAAAGCGGCGCGACACGCTGCTGGAAGACAAGATGACCCGCCTGAATGCGGCAATGGACAGGGCCGAGGGGCTCAACCAGAAGCTGACCCTGTCCGAGCAGACCGCCAAGGCGCAGCAGGAGCAGCTGGACCGCATCGAGGCGGCGATGAACCGCGCCAGCCTTGGCAGCCCCAAGGGCGACAAGGAGGCGACCGAGCACCGCGAGGCGTTCGACCGGGTGATGCGCACCCATGTGAACGACCGCCGCCGCGACGACATGGATCTGCTGAACAAGCGCAAGGCTGCGCTGGTGAAGTCCGACGACACCGGCGCCGGCTACCTGCTGGCGCCGCCTGACCTCCAGGCGGACATCCTGAAGGACGTGGTGGAGCAGACGCCCGCCCGCGTCCTGTCCACCGTCCGCACCATCGGCGTCGAGGCATGGAAGCAGCCGAAGCGCACCGGCACCGCCGGGGCAACGCGCGTCGGGGAGAAGGGCGGTCGAGGCAACACGGGCGACCCCGAGTACGGCATGATCGAGATCCTGGCGCCCGAGATGATCGCCCGGTTCGAAATCTCCCAGCAGATGCTGGAGGACAGCGGGTATGACCTGCTGGCCGAGCTGCGGTCTGAGTCGTCCGAGCAGTTCTCGGTCAAGCAGGGGCAGGAGTGGGTCGGCGGGGCCGGCTCGAACAACCAGGCGGAAGGCATCCTCGTCAACCCGGATGTCGCCTTCACCGTGTCGGGCAACGCCACCGGCCTGACCGGCGACGGCCTGATCGACCTGTACCACGACCTGAAGACGGCCTATGCCCGCAACGGCATCTGGACGCTGAACCGCCGGACGCTGGGCAAGGTGCGCAAGCTGAAGGACGGCGAGGGCAACTTTCTCTGGCTGCCCGGTCTGGCGAACGGGGTGCCGAACACGATCCTCGGCGCCACCTATGCCGAATGCCCGGACATGCCCGACGTCGCGGCCGGCTCCTTCCCCATCGCCTTCGGCGACTACAAGCGCGGCTACATCATCGTGGACCGCATCGCCGTCAGCTTCATGACCGACTACACGACCGGCGCCGACGACGGGTTGGTGGTGTTCCGCGGCCGGATGCGCACCGGCGGCGGTGTCCGTCAGCCCGAGGCGATCCGCAAGCTGAAGATCGCCGCGTAA
- a CDS encoding phage tail tube protein, translating into MSSSNRVRLAGVAETTYGTTPTTPRMRKQRVTSIGLSNKTVTIDSGDIRDDRMNSDPTLVGQTNDGQIGIEWHYPVDGCLLSSEMESAFGNYWVNTPSRDNDGVAGSVIQSVTNSSQVVAVAAGPAFVAGHLVYFSGFGVAGNRGKLAKVTTGSTTAPAFAAAGLVDENTAAATARMKVCGFEGAAGDIQAVADGLQSTALDFTTLGLQIGQWAKVGDTGGAYHFVADTMNRWWGRIIGISAHKLTLDNLPAGWAVDNGSSKTIRVFFGDVLMNGVLKLGVTLERGFMDHTPPTFLPQSGMRVGSMEFGGQAKEKATGGISFMGMKAGTPGTTTLDALPDEAPDSGLYPVLAFSANCGRIGEGGVALGKPNWAKGLKFTIANNLRAIDAAADGEDFAPASVDVVDGSCDVTVELDTHFGNADLLAKVSQATPTAINTRLQKGTQALVWDAPRLIPKEGDPNVSGKNTDVMLPVKLTASKDAVTGAQLIVNRFEFVR; encoded by the coding sequence ATGTCCAGTTCCAACCGTGTCCGCCTTGCCGGCGTCGCCGAGACGACGTACGGCACCACCCCCACCACCCCGCGCATGCGCAAGCAGCGCGTGACCTCCATCGGCCTGTCGAACAAGACGGTCACCATCGACTCCGGCGACATCCGCGACGACCGGATGAACTCCGACCCGACGCTGGTCGGGCAGACCAACGACGGGCAGATCGGCATCGAATGGCACTACCCGGTCGATGGCTGCCTCCTGTCGAGTGAGATGGAGAGCGCCTTCGGCAATTACTGGGTCAACACGCCCAGCCGCGACAACGACGGCGTCGCCGGGAGCGTGATCCAGAGCGTCACGAACTCATCCCAGGTGGTGGCGGTCGCCGCCGGCCCCGCCTTCGTTGCGGGCCATCTGGTCTACTTCTCGGGCTTCGGCGTCGCTGGTAACCGCGGCAAGCTGGCGAAGGTCACCACCGGCAGCACCACCGCCCCAGCCTTCGCCGCCGCCGGCCTCGTGGATGAAAACACTGCGGCAGCCACGGCGCGCATGAAGGTCTGCGGCTTCGAGGGGGCTGCCGGCGACATTCAGGCGGTCGCCGACGGCCTCCAGAGCACCGCCCTGGATTTCACGACGCTGGGCCTTCAGATCGGCCAATGGGCGAAGGTCGGGGACACCGGTGGCGCCTACCATTTCGTCGCCGACACCATGAACCGCTGGTGGGGTCGCATCATCGGCATCTCCGCCCACAAGCTGACGCTGGACAACCTGCCGGCGGGCTGGGCCGTCGACAACGGCAGCAGCAAGACGATCCGGGTCTTCTTCGGCGATGTCCTGATGAACGGCGTGCTGAAGCTGGGTGTGACTTTGGAACGTGGTTTCATGGACCACACGCCGCCGACCTTCCTGCCGCAGAGCGGCATGCGGGTGGGCAGCATGGAGTTCGGCGGGCAGGCCAAGGAAAAGGCCACCGGGGGCATCAGCTTCATGGGCATGAAGGCCGGAACGCCCGGCACGACCACCCTGGACGCGCTGCCGGACGAGGCGCCGGACAGCGGGCTCTATCCGGTCCTGGCCTTCTCCGCCAATTGCGGGAGGATCGGCGAGGGCGGTGTCGCCCTCGGCAAGCCCAATTGGGCCAAGGGCCTGAAGTTCACAATCGCCAACAACCTGCGCGCCATCGACGCCGCAGCCGACGGCGAGGACTTCGCTCCGGCGTCCGTCGACGTGGTGGACGGCTCCTGCGACGTGACGGTGGAGTTGGATACCCATTTCGGCAACGCAGATCTGCTCGCCAAGGTGTCGCAGGCAACCCCCACCGCCATCAACACCCGCCTCCAGAAGGGCACCCAGGCGCTGGTTTGGGATGCGCCCAGGCTGATCCCGAAGGAAGGCGACCCCAACGTCAGCGGCAAGAACACGGACGTCATGCTGCCGGTCAAACTGACCGCCTCCAAGGATGCCGTGACCGGGGCGCAGCTGATCGTGAACCGGTTCGAGTTCGTTCGGTAA